The proteins below come from a single Streptomyces sp. B3I8 genomic window:
- the fxsA gene encoding FxSxx-COOH cyclophane-containing RiPP peptide produces the protein MKTTASDVEFDVVNLSGSTSTVAVDLDDLPDTALGESLRRVLRDVVDGTLSDIAGFSSAI, from the coding sequence ATGAAGACGACAGCGAGCGACGTGGAGTTCGACGTGGTGAATTTGTCCGGTTCAACCTCGACGGTGGCCGTGGACCTCGACGACTTGCCGGACACCGCGCTCGGTGAATCGTTGCGACGGGTGCTGCGGGATGTCGTGGACGGGACGCTGTCCGACATCGCCGGGTTCAGCTCGGCCATCTGA
- a CDS encoding FxsB family cyclophane-forming radical SAM/SPASM peptide maturase: MSEVRPFREWVVKVAQPCNLACDYCYVYELRDSTWRDKPRVMAPETAERLAGRIAEHARVHALEVVRIVLHGGEPLLAGRERIEHLVTVLRSALHGTAGCDISLQSNGTLLDPLWLELFRRHQVSVGVSLDGDRGTNDLHRRSRNGRSSYTAVRRGLELLRQPESRALYRGLLCTVDVTTDPTAVYEALLSHAPRAVDFLLPHATWEYPPPHHDPRRTPYARWLLTVFDRWYSAPHRETRIRLFEDIMDLSLGGRARSASVGLGETDFIVVETDGTMELPDSLKAAYEGAAATGMNVFDHDFDALARRPDVVEARDGGPEGLAEECRRCPVVSICGGGLRTHRYAPGTGFANPSVYTADLRVLTTHIRDRALADAAALLGRAS; the protein is encoded by the coding sequence GTGTCGGAGGTCCGGCCCTTCCGGGAATGGGTGGTCAAGGTCGCGCAGCCCTGCAACCTGGCCTGTGACTACTGCTACGTCTACGAACTGCGGGATTCGACCTGGCGCGACAAACCCCGGGTCATGGCGCCGGAGACGGCCGAACGCCTTGCCGGGAGAATAGCGGAACACGCGAGGGTCCACGCACTGGAAGTGGTCCGGATCGTCCTCCACGGTGGTGAACCGCTGCTCGCCGGCCGGGAGCGAATCGAACACTTGGTAACGGTCCTCCGGTCCGCGCTCCACGGCACCGCCGGTTGTGATATTTCCTTGCAGAGCAACGGAACACTCCTTGATCCACTCTGGTTGGAACTGTTCCGCCGGCACCAGGTGTCGGTGGGGGTCAGCCTCGACGGTGACCGTGGGACCAACGACCTGCATCGTCGTTCCAGGAACGGACGGAGTAGCTACACCGCCGTCCGAAGGGGGCTGGAACTGTTAAGGCAACCGGAGAGCCGTGCCCTCTACCGGGGCCTGTTGTGCACGGTGGATGTCACGACCGATCCGACGGCCGTCTACGAGGCGCTGCTCTCGCACGCGCCCCGGGCCGTCGACTTCCTTCTCCCGCACGCGACGTGGGAATACCCTCCGCCGCACCACGACCCCCGGCGCACGCCGTACGCGCGGTGGCTGCTGACCGTCTTCGACCGGTGGTACTCCGCTCCGCACCGGGAGACGCGGATCCGGCTGTTCGAGGACATCATGGATCTCTCGCTCGGCGGGCGCGCGCGCTCGGCGAGCGTGGGGCTGGGTGAGACCGACTTCATCGTCGTCGAGACCGACGGGACGATGGAGCTGCCCGATTCCCTGAAGGCGGCCTACGAGGGTGCCGCCGCCACCGGAATGAACGTCTTCGACCACGACTTCGACGCTCTGGCACGCCGACCGGACGTCGTCGAGGCGCGGGACGGAGGCCCGGAGGGGCTCGCCGAGGAATGCCGGCGCTGCCCCGTCGTGAGCATCTGCGGGGGAGGACTGCGCACCCACCGCTACGCGCCCGGCACGGGGTTCGCCAACCCCAGTGTCTACACCGCCGATCTGCGCGTGCTCACCACGCACATCCGGGACCGCGCCCTGGCGGACGCCGCCGCACTGCTG